A stretch of Caenorhabditis elegans chromosome IV DNA encodes these proteins:
- the xdh-1 gene encoding xanthine dehydrogenase (Confirmed by transcript evidence), protein MKKEVTEISSYDATNLVFYVNGKRVEEKDVDPKMTLATYLRDKLKLTGTKIGCNEGGCGACTIMISHIENGEIKHFSANSCLMPVCGVFGKAVTTVEGIGSVAKNRLHPVQERLAKAHGSQCGFCTPGFVMAMYALLRNNPNPTISDINLGLQGNLCRCTGYRPILEAFYSFAVDESGTLKVTEENGCGMGENCCKVKKTACGGSDETTPGYTGGERKRKIQLSDMSDCKPYDPTQELIFPPELKLHGYESMSFAYDHHHTKWYQPVSYDDLLSLKRELPHARLISGNSELAIELKFRFIDLPAVINPRQVKVLHEKHLENDGVYMGTGMSLTDMDNYSVQLMKDLPREQTAVLKHVHEMLHWFAGIHVRNVASVAGNIATASPISDLNPIWMASNALVVLDSEARGEKRVHIDEKFFLGYRKTVIQQDEIIKAVIVPLLEENEHFAAYKQAQRREDDIAIVTGAFLVKLDPKTLVVEKIRISYGGMAPTTKLALTTMEKLIGEKWSQTFLDKALGLLSDELKLPAGVPGGMSQYRLSLALSFFFKFFLGVSKKLELTEIKYVDADVKIGQNVPETLYATQLYQEVKANQPAHDPLGRPIKHVSGDKHTTGEAVYCDDINVADCNHIAFVLSPIAHGTLNSIDYTAALEIDGVVGTIDASDVTTGAQMGHHSDTPVFVKETITFHGQPIAAIVATDHEIARKAASLVKLDYSVEKPIVTIKQALEAESFVFKHFVIHSSLNDNEQVIKSDWSKYDRIVEGSIDMGGQEHFYLETQQCIVIPHEDDELEIIISNQCVNDVQIEVAKCLGMAQHKISTKVKRIGGGFGGKESTGAILAVPASLAAKKFGRPMKFKFERFDDMAITGTRHPFTLQYKLAVDENGKFLDLDYTALSNSGHTIDLSMGVMQRAMVHADNVYKFENADITGKMCKTNLASNTAFRGFGGPQGMFGTEIMVKHVAEKFGFNHDEVRVKNFYKEGDCTPFGMHLNQCNVTRTWDECRKNSDYDNRLEEVKKFNDSNKFRKRGIYLTPTRFGIGFGLKQLNQAGALVLVYTDGSVLVSHGGMEMGQGLHTKILQIAARCLEIPIERIHIHDTSTDKVPNASATAASVGSDMNGLAVQDACRQINERLERFKKLDPNGTWDDWVKAAYVDRVSLSASGFGIIHHEPVDFFNGKGAELFGYSVYGTACCEVEIDCLTGDHHLLRTDIVMDVGESLNPAIDIGQIEGAFIQGYGLFTMEEIKIRPDGIRLTRGPGNYKIPSADDAPRHFNVSLLGNSSNKMGIFSSKAIGEPPLFLGSCAFFAIREAVRAYRIQNGNADYFVFHSPATPERIRMACEDFVTSHVPELPEEGTYTPWITSV, encoded by the exons atgaagaaagaagTAACCGAAATTTCATCGTATGATGCCACAAACTTGGTGTTCTACGTAAACGGAAAACGCGTCGAGGAAAAGGATGTTGACCCAAAAATGACACTGGCAACCTACTTGAGAGATAAAT tgAAGCTCACCGGAACAAAAATTGGATGCAATGAGGGAGGATGTGGTGCCTGTACGATAATGATTAGTCATATTGAAAATGGTGAAATCAA ACATTTCTCCGCTAACTCCTGTCTTATGCCAGTTTGtggagtttttggaaaagccGTAACTACTGTGGAGGGTATTGGAAGTGTCGCCAAGAATCGGCTTCATCCAGTTCAGGAGAGACTTGCCAA AGCTCACGGCTCCCAATGTGGATTCTGCACACCTGGATTCGTCATGGCAATGTATGCTTTGTTGCGTAACAATCCAAATCCTACAATATCCGATATTAATTTGGGTCTACAAGGAAACCTGTGCCGTTGTACGGGTTATCGTCCGATTCTTGAAGCATTCTATAGCTTTGCAGTTGATGAAAGTGGAACTTTGAAG GTCACCGAAGAAAATGGCTGTGGAATGGGAGAAAATTGCTGTAAAGTTAAGAAAACTGCATGCGGAGGCTCCGATGAAACTACACCGGGATACACTGGCGGAGAAAGAAAACGA aaaatccaaCTGAGTGACATGTCGGACTGCAAACCATACGATCCAACTCAAGAGCTCATTTTTCCACCGGAGCTCAAGCTTCATGGATATGAGTCCATGTCGTTTGCCTATGATCATCATCACACCAAATGGTATCAACCTGTCAGTtatga TGACCTTCTATCACTGAAACGAGAACTTCCTCATGCTCGTCTAATCTCTGGAAATTCCGAGTTGGCAATTGAGCTCAAATTTCGATTCATCGATCTTCCGGCAGTTATCAATCCACGACAAGTAAAAGTACTTCatgaaaaacatttggaaaatgatGGAGTTTATATGGGAACTGGAATGTCGTTGACTGATATGGATAACTATTCTGTTCAATTAATGAAAGATCTTCCAAGAGAACAGACTGCAGTGTTGAAGCATGTTCATGAGATGCTCCATTGGTTTGCGGGTATTCATGTCAGAAATGTTGCG TCAGTTGCTGGAAACATTGCAACAGCATCTCCAATCTCTGATCTCAATCCAATTTGGATGGCATCCAATGCATTGGTCGTTTTGGATTCAGAAGCCCGTGGTGAAAAACGAGTTCATATCGATGAGAAGTTCTTCTTGGGATACAGAAAAACCGTTATTCAACAGGATGAAATTATCAAGGCTGTCATTGTTCCGTTGTTGGaagaaaatgagcattttgcGGCTTACAAGCAGGCTCAACGACGAGAAGATGACATTGCAATTGTCACAGGAGCATTTTTGGTGAAGCTCGACCCGAAAACTTTGGTTGttgagaaaattcgaatttcctaCGGAGGAATGGCTCCAACTACTAAACTTGCACTGACTACAATGGAGAAGTTGATTGGAGAAAAGTGGTCTCAAACATTCCTGGATAAAGCTTTAGGACTTCTCAGTGATGAGTTAAAATTGCCAGCAGGTGTACCCGGAGGAATGTCACAATATCGTTTGTCACTTGCTCTTTCATTCttcttcaaattctttttGGGAGTTTCTAAGAAATTGGAACTTACTGAGATCAAATATGTAGATGCTGATGTGAAAATTGGACAGAATGTGCCAGAGACGTTGTATGCAACACAGCTTTATCAg gaagtaAAAGCTAACCAACCTGCTCACGATCCTCTTGGCCGTCCCATCAAGCACGTGTCAGGTGACAAGCACACTACAGGAGAAGCTGTATATTGCGATGATATCAACGTGGCAGACTGTAACCACATTGCATTTGTCCTGTCTCCAATTGCACATGGAACACTTAACTCAATTGATTATACAGCTGCATTAGAAATTGATGGAGTAGTTGGAACTATTGATGCTTCTGATGTAACTACTGGCGCCCAAATGGGACATCACAGTGATACACCTGTATTTGTAAAAGAGACAATTACATTCCATGGACAACCGATTGCTGCAATTGTGGCAACGGATCATGAAATTGCAAGAAAAGCGGCGAGTCTTGTGAAGTTGGATTATTCGGTGGAGAAGCCTATTGTTACTATTAAG CAAGCTCTCGAAGCGGAATCGTTCGTTTTCAAGCACTTTGTCATTCATTCCTCCCTAAACGACAACGAACAAGTAATCAAAAGCGATTGGTCGAAATATGATCGAATTGTTGAAGGATCAATTGATATGGGAGGTCAAGAACATTTCTATTTGGAGACCCAACAATGTATTGTAATTCCACATGAAGATGATGAATTGGAGATTATAATTAGTAATCAATGTGTGAATGATGTACAAATTGAAGTGGCAAAGTGTCTTGGAATGGCCCAGCATAAGATTTCTACAAAAGTCAAACGAATTGGTGGAGGATTTGGAGGAAAAGAGAGCACTGGAGCAATTCTTGCGGTGCCTGCTAGTTTGGCGGCCAAGAAATTTGGAAGGCCCATGAAATTCAAGTTTGAGAGATTTGATGATATGGCTATTACTGGTACAAGACATCCATTCACACTGCAATATAAA CTCGCCGtcgatgaaaatggaaaattcctTGATTTGGATTACACTGCTCTCTCAAACAGTGGACACACTATCGATTTGTCAATGGGTGTTATGc aacgtGCAATGGTCCATGCTGACAACGTTTACAAATTCGAAAACGCTGATATCACGGgtaaaatgtgcaaaaccaatCTGGCATCAAATACCGCTTTCCGTGGATTCGGTGGACCGCAGGGAATGTTTGGAACCGAGATAATGGTGAAACACGTGGCAGAGAAGTTCGGGTTTAATCATGATGAAGTTCGAGTGAAGAATTTCTATAAAGAAGGTGATTGTACTCCATTTGGAATGCATTTGAACCAGTGTAATGTAACAAGAACTTGGGACGAATGTCGGAAGAATAGTGATTATGATAACAGATTGGAGGAAGTTAAGAAGTTTAATGA TTCCAATAAATTCCGAAAACGTGGAATTTACTTGACACCAACTCGATTCGGAATTGGTTTTGGACTGAAACAATTGAATCAAGCAGGTGCTCTTGTGCTCGTTTACACGGATGGAAGTGTTCTTGTGTCACATGGTGGAATGGAAATGGGACAGGGATTGCATACCAAGATTCTGCAG atagCCGCTCGTTGCCTGGAAATTCCAATCGAAAGGATTCATATTCATGATACATCAACAGATAAAGTACCAAATGCATCAGCAACAGCTGCATCAGTTGGAAGTGATATGAATGGATTAGCAGTTCAAGATGCTTGTAGACAGATTAATGAAAGATTGGAGAGATTCAAGAAATTAGATCCAAATGGAACATGGGATGATTGGGTTAAGGCTGCTTATGTTGATCGAGTCTCACTTTCCGCTTCAGGTTTTGGAAT aattcaTCACGAACCAGTGGactttttcaatggaaaaggAGCTGAATTATTTGGATATTCAGTGTATGGAACGGCATGCTGTGAAGTAGAAATTGATTGTTTGACTGGAGATCATCATTTATTACGTACTGATATTGTAATGGATGTTGGAGAATCATTGAATCCTGCAATTGATATTGGACAAATTGAAGGAGCTTTTATTCAAGGTTACGGTCTTTTTACAATGGAAGAAATCAAAATAAGACCCGATGGAATCAGATTGACACGTGGAcctggaaattataaaattccaTCTGCTGATGATGCTCCAAGACATTTTAATGTTTCACTTTTGGGAAATAGTAGTAATAAAATGGGCATTTTCTCGTCGAAAGCCATTGGAGAACCACCATTGTTTTTGGGAAGTTGTGCATTTTTTGCGATTCGAGAAGCTGTCAGAGCCTATAGAATTCAAAATGGAAATGCT GACTATTTCGTATTCCACTCTCCAGCAACTCCTGAACGTATTCGTATGGCTTGTGAAGATTTTGTCACTTCTCATGTTCCAGAACTTCCTGAAGAAGGCACTTATACACCATGGATAACTtctgtttaa